The sequence below is a genomic window from Agrobacterium tumefaciens.
GTCAGTTCGTATTCCACCCGAGGCGGCATCTCGACGAGATCGTGGCGCGTGACGAGGCCATCTCTTTCGAGTTGGCGTAGCGTGCGAGTAAGCATTCGCTGCGTGACGCCGTGCATCCGTCTACCGATATCTGCGTGCCGAAGTCTGCCGTAAACGCCGAGGGTGTGTATGACGCCGAGCGACCACCTATTTCCCGCGTGGGTGAGAACCTCACGTCTCACCCCGTCTTGATCCTCGCGAAGACCATCGCAAACTGCTTGAGAATATCTCAGCATTTCTTCTCTGGTCATGATCCTTGCCTCCGGCATTCCTTTTTTTGTCTTACCAGTCTTCAGAGGGCGTTGCATCTGCCTCTCGTGCGTGTTGGAACGTTCATCGAATTTGGCGGGAATATCCGCGTCGTTGGTTTCACCGATGCCCGAGGACATCTGCTATTGGCGCTAAGCTGCCAAGACTTTCGACCCAAGCCTACCGTCCCGAAGAGCAAGTAGTTGCCTAGATTAGAAAAACATTTGACAGCCAGAACCACTGAATTGAGGGTCGGCGGTTCATATTCTTTCAAGAGCAAGTGCTCAGGCCACTACCTACGCCATCAAGGGCTCACTATGGTGCTCCAAAACAGATACGGCGCCCTCCTTGGAAAATGCGCCGTTCAATCCCTTCGCGACACCTTCGGCCGCAGTCTCAGCTCGGCTAGCCATGGTTTCCAACGCGCGTCATCGCCACTGGACAATATAGTAGATATTGTCCACTATATTGTCCTCGGCGCATGACGCGTCAGCCAAGGCGAACAAAGTTACAAAAAACAAGGGGAACTTATGTCGCATCCCACCACGTCAGCCAACGTGGTGCTGTCCGTTCGCAATCTCACGGTGGATCTTCCGCCGGGAATGGAGCGCACCCACGCGGTCAAGAATATCTCGTTCGACCTTCATGCAGGTGAAATCCTGTGCATTATCGGTGAATCCGGATCCGGCAAATCCGTCACTGCCAGCACGATCATGGGGCTGTTGTCGCCCGTGATAAAAGTCAGCTCCGGCGAAATCCATTTCAACGGAATGGACATACTTGCGGCCAGGGAAGATAAGATCCGGCCGCTGCGTGGTCAGGCGGTCTCAATCATTTTCCAGGACCCGCTTTCCGCGCTCAATCCATTGATGACAATCGGGGATCAGATCGCCGAGGTGCTTGAAGCGCACGGCTATGGAACGCCTGAAACCCGCAGGACCAAGGTTCTGGATCTACTGGAAGAAGTCGGTCTTCCCGACCCGCCTCTGATGCGGCTGCAATATCCGTTCCGTCTGTCTGGCGGACAACGCCAGCGGGTCATGATCGCCATGGCACTGGCACTCGATCCGGATGTCCTGATCGCCGATGAGCCAACAACCGCTCTCGACGTTACCACCCAGGCGCAGATCCTTGAGCTCATCCGCAAGATACAGAAGCGCAAGAACATGAGCGTCATGTTCATCACCCACGATTTCGGCGTCGTTGCCGAAATTGCCGATCGCGTCGTGGTGATGGAGAAGGGATATCTTGTGGAGCAGGGAAGGGTGGACCAGGTTCTGGTCAATCCCGTCCACCCCTATACCCAGCGACTTGTCGCTGCGGTTCCGCGGATGCGGAGCACTGAGCGTTCAGTCAGCGCAGAAGCCCCCGTCGTTCTCAAGGTCGAAAATCTTGAGAAGGAATATCGCAGCTCCGGCTCGTTTTTCCGCAAGGCCCGTATCGTCAAGGCGGTCAACGGTGTCAGCTTCAAGCTCCACAAGGGCCAGACGCTCGGTATCGTCGGTGAAAGCGGGTCGGGCAAGTCTTCGCTCGGACGTGTCCTGCTCAAATTGCTGGACGCCGATGGCGGCTCCATACGCTTCGACGGCCGCGACATCGCCGCGATGGACGAAACCTCGTTTCGATCCTTGCGACCCTATATTCAGATGATTTTTCAGGACCCGTTCGCATCACTCAATCCGCGCCACACGATCGGCAGGATCTTGACGGTCGGCCCTGTCGCCCATGGAATGGCAGTGCATGAGGCAAGAACCAAGGCGCTCGGAATTCTGAAGCTCGTGGGGCTGGATGAGCAGGCCTATGACCGTTACCCGCATGAATTCTCCGGCGGCCAACGCCAGCGCATCGGCATCGCCCGTGCATTGATGTTTGATCCGGTCGTCCTTGTGGCCGACGAAGCCGTGTCCGCTCTCGACGTTTCCATACAGGCGCAGGTGCTGGAGCTTCTGGCGCGGGTTCAACGGGAAATGAAGGTGGCGATGATCTTCATTACCCATGACCTGCGCGTCGCAAGCCAGATTTGCGACGATGTTCTGGTCATGCACAAGGGAACGGTTGTCGAACAGGGGCCGCCGACAAAAATCTTCCGGTCGCCAGCCCACCCCTATACTCGGAAACTCGTTGCGGCGATCCCCGGTGCGGACTGGGAACCTGCGGCAACTGCCGTCGGCACATAACATCGAAGTCTGACGAGCCGGACACCTCGACAGACTTCGCATCGCGCGACATCAAAGACCGATCGCACCGCCGGATTATTGTGGATCCGGCGGTGCGAGAGGTTTTCCTTTTAAGAATCTGATTTAAATAATAAAAATATGATTTCAGGAATAAAAAGTAGTTGCGTTTGTCTACTAATTATCCTTTCATTCAGTCACAAAACTGACATACGACATGGCCGAAAACCTGCACTGCGGCACGCCGGGAATGCGTGTGCGCCAATGCTGATCTTTGACCATTCGAACGGAAACTCCATGTCCAAACCAACTGAAAATCCGCCGACATCGCCAACCGATATCAATCTCGATGTGCTTGAAGACACGCTGAGCTTTTACATCCGCACGATCAACCTTGCCGTATCGCGCGATCTCGATGCCCGGCTGGACGGGCTGGATGTGGCGAAGGGAACTGGAAAGATCACGACCCTGCTGCTCGTCGATGACTACCCGGGTATCCGTCCTTCAGTGATAGCTCATCTGACGATGCGGGACCGGTCTGCAATGGGCAGGATCATCGACCAGATGGTGTCGCACGATCTGATACGCCGGGAAGTGTCGCAGGAGGACAGCCGCGCCCAGGAGCTTTACATCACCGAAGCCGGAGCGGCACTTGCAACGAAAATCCGGGAGATCGTTCCGCAGCAATCGCGCGATTTCTTCAGCTTCATCCCGGAAGACGAGCAGAAGCAGGTTATCGACATTTTGCGTCGCGCCTACCGCCATATTGTGGGGCTTGCATGATGGAGCGAACGACAAAACGCGTTGCTCTCATATCCGGTGCAAGCCGGGGTATAGGCGACCATATCGCCGCTACTCTTCTTGGTGAAGGCTGGTCGGTATCGCTTGGTATGCGCAGCCCTTCGCTGCCGCAATGGGCTGTCGGTCGCGAGGGACAGGTCCATCTTGCCCAGTATGACGCAAATGATGCGAGTGCGGAGAAACGCTGGGCGGATGATGCGCTTCAGCATTTCGGTCGTATCGATGCGGTCGTGGCCAATGCCGGCATCATGATCCCGAAGACAGTGATCGAAGCGGATGACGACGATATCGACGCCATGCTTGCGGTCAACGTCAAGGCGCCGAGAAGGCTGGTTAAGGCCGCCTGGGAGGCGTTGAGCGAAAGTGGTCGTGGCCGGGTCGTCATCCTCGCTTCCCTTTCCGGCAAGCGGGTGAAGTCCGCATCTGCCGGCAGCTATTCTCTCTCCAAATTCGCGGCGGTCGCGCTTGCACATGCCATCCGGCAGGCGGGCTTCGAAAACGGCGTGCGCGCCACAGCCGTATGCCCCGGTTTCGTTGCCACCGATATGGCGACCGCCCTTTCCGAACGGCCGGCGGACCAAATGACCCACCCCGCCGATCTTGCCCGCATCATTGCAATGCTGCTGTCCCTACCGAATGAGGCTTCCGTCGCCGAATTCGCCATTAATTGCCAGCTCGAGGAGTTTTTCTGACATGCCCGGTCCTTATGTCGTTCCCGTCCATGGCGATGCGGAATTGCCGAAAGAAGTCGATGTCGTCGTTATTGGCGGCGGCATTATCGGCACCTCCACCGCGCTCGAACTTGTCGATCAGGGGCTGCGTGTTGCACTTTGCGAAAAGGGCGGTATCGGTCATGAGCAATCGAGCCGCAACTGGGGTTGGGTGCGCATTTCCCGCCGCGACCCACGCGAGGTGCCCTTGATGGCAGAATCGCTGCGCATCTGGGCGGATCTCAATCGTCGTACAGGACGGGAGACCGGTTTCAAGCGCTCCGGCATCGTCTTTACATGCGCAAACGAAAAGGAATTTTCCGAGCACGAACGCTGGAACCGCAATCTGGAAGGCTACCAGATTGAAAGCCGCATGCTGAGTAGAGCGGAATTCAAGGCGAAATATCCCGGCTCCAACATGGATGTCGCCGGTGCGCTCTATACGGCCGGGGATTGCCGGGCCGAGCCGCAGCGCGCCGCCCCGGCCATCGCCGAAGCTGCCCGCGACCGTGGCGCTTTCATCCTGACCGAATGCGCCGTGCGCGGTCTGCAGCTGTCCGGCGGCAAGGTGTCGGGTGTCGTGACAGAGCGCGGTGAAATCGCCTGCAAGGCGGCGGTGATGGCGGGTGGCGCGTGGTCCAGCCTGTTTCTCGGCAATAATGGTCTCGATCTGCCGCAGCTCAAGGTCATGAATTCCGTGCTGCGCACAAAGCCGCTGGAAGGCGGTCCGGAAGAGGCGATCTGGTCGAACGGTTTTGCGATCCGCAAACGGCTTGACGGCGGATATACGATCGCCAACGGCTTCCAGAATATTGTCGACATCGTGCCCGCATCCTTCCGTTATGCGCTGAAGTTCCTGCCGGCCCTGCGGCATGAGTGGCGCTCGCTCGACCTGCGCCTGACCGGCCGCTTTTTCGATGAATGGCGCATCCCGCGCCGCTGGGCGCTCGATGAGGCTTCGCCCTTCGAATATAATCGTGTGCTCGATCCCATTCCGGCGATGGGCATGACGGACGGCGCCTTTGCCAAGCTGAAGAAAGCCTTCCCGGTCTTCGAAAAGGCCGAAATTTCGCAGCGCTGGGCGGGCATGATCGACGTGACGCCTGACGCCATTCCGGTCATCGACAGTATCGACGCCATTCCGGGCTTTCATGTCGCAACCGGCTTTTCCGGCCATGGCTTCGGCATCGGCCCGGCGGCGGGAAAACTCATGGCTGATATCGTCACAGGCCGCGATCCGATTGTCGATCGTCGCGATTTCCGTTTCAGCCGCTTCAGCGACGGTTCGAAGATCGAACTGGTCAGCGGCTTTTGACATGGCAAACACGGCGGGCCCGTGCCGCCGATCCTTTTGACGCATGAGGCAGGCAACTGCTGATGGGAGTAGTACCGCCCAAAGAGGCGGAAGCAAAAATAATCGTCGTGTTCAACCATCGGAACAAGGGGAACTAAAAATGTCCGACCAGAACAAGCCGCTTATCAATACCACCCGCCGCCAGGCACTCGGCCTTTTGGCGCTCGGCGCATCCGGCGTCGTCCTTTCCGGTCTTCCGGGTTTTTCCCGCGCCATGGCGCAGGACAAGGCCGCCAAAGGCCAGCTCACGGTTGGCTTCTCGCAGGAGCCAACCGTCTTCAACCCGCATATGCCGCATATCGAAGTGGATGAAGGTATCCATTTCAGCATCTTCGATCCGCTGTTTTATGTCGATGAGAAAGGTGCCTTCGTCGCAGCTCTCGCCGCCGAAGTGCCAACGGTCGAAAACGGCGGCATTTCCGCCGATGGTCTCAACTGGAAGGTCAAGCTGCGTGACGACGTCAAATGGCACGACGGCAAGCCGTTCACCGCTGAAGACGTGAAGTTCACGCTTGAACTTCTGGTCGATCCCAACTTCCGTTCATGGCGCAAGACCGGGCACGAATTCGTACGGGATTTGACCGTGGTTTCGCCAACGGAAATAACCTGGAAGATGGAAAAGCCCTTCGCGCCCTATCCCTCGATCCTTGCTTCCACATTTATTACGCCGAAGCACCTCCTAGGTGCGGAAGCTGACCGCAATACCGCCGCCTATAACAACGCGCCGGTCGGCACGGGCGCTTTCAAGTGGAAGGAGCGGGTTGCAGGTGACTACATTCTGCTCGACGCCAATACCGATTATTTTGGTGATGGCCCGCATATAGAGCGTCTGGTCTACAAATACGTGCCCGACCTGAATGTGATGTACACCCAGTTCAAGACCGGCGACATAGACGTGGTGGGCCTGCAATGGATCACACCCGACCATTATGACGAGGCCAAGGATCTCGCCGGCAAGGTGGTCAACGTCGTTCCGGGCTCCACGATTGAATCCCTCTCGTTCAACATGGAACGTCCACAGTTCAAGGAGCCGGCGGTAAGAGAGGCGCTTTATGCGGCGATCGACAAACAATCGATCATCGAGGCACTTTATTACGGTTTGCCCACACCCACCGAAAGCTACGTTCCGCAGCAGTCTTTCTATTACAATCCAGATCTACCCAAGCATGAATATTCCATTGAGAAAGCGAAAAAGCTGCTCGATGATGCGGGCTGGGCGCCCGGGGCGGATGGCATCCGCGCCAAGGGCGGCGTGAAGCTCGCTTTCACCTGCTCCACGACAGCGGGCAATCACATCCGCGAACAGGTTCAGCAATACATGCAGCAATCTTTCAAGGATATCGGCGTGGAGATGACCATTTCGAACCTGCCGCCGGCTGTCATGTGGGGTGACTACTGGATGCTGTCGAAGTTCGATTCGGTTATCGTCGGGCTCGACTTCCTGACCGGCCCGGATCCCGACACATCCGACTTCTTCCGCTCGACGTCGAGCGCTGCAAAAGGCGGCTCGGGCCAGAATACCTGGCAGTTCGTCAACAAGGACGTCGATGATCTTCTGGCCAAGGGCGGCAGTCTCTTCGTGCCAGAGGAGCGCAAGGCCGTCTACCTGAAGATCCAGGAGATCATGCGCAAGGAACTGCCGCTGTTGCCACTGTTCCAGTACGCAACGGTGCGTGGTCACAAGCAGGGCGTCGAAAACGTGAAGCCAAACGTCAATAACCGCATCGATACCTGGAACGTTGCGACCTGGCGTCTGGCGTAAAGCCTGCCGCAGACAGGGCTTTACGCCCGATCCATGTGAAGTGCCGGCTTTGAAGCAGCCGGCACTCTGACGGCTATTCGTGGATGGTTGCTAGCCAGTTCCACGATGCGACCTGGAGTCTCATCATGCTGACCTTTCTTCTCCACCGGATATGGCAGAGCCTCGTACTTCTGCTACTTGTCTCGATCATCGGTTTTGCCATCCTCAATCTCGCGCCTGGCGGGCCATTGTCGCAATTTGCCCTGACGCCCGGCATGACGCGGGAGGCGCTCGATCGCATCGCCCACCAGATGGGTCTCGATCGACCCTTGCCGGTGCAATATCTTGAATGGGCCTGGCGCCTGCTGCAAGGCGATTGGGGGAAATCCTATCGCGACCAGCGACCGGTTCTCGATATCATCTCCGGGCATTTGTTTGCGACCCTGCTGTTGATGGTCTCATCAACCGTCGTATCCATTCTTGTTGGCACCTGGATCGGTATTAAGGGGGCGACCAAGCGTTACACGCTGTTCGACTACACCGCGACGGTCGGGGCCATGGTGGCGCTTTCAATTCCCACCTTCTGGTTCGGGCTGGTAGCCATCTATGTTTTCGCGCTTCGGCTGAAATGGCTGCCCGCAGGCAACATGTACACGATCGGCGATCAGTCCTTTTATGACTACGCAATTCACCTGATCATGCCGAGCCTGGTACTCGCCCTCGTCAACATCGCCGTCTGGAGCCGCTATATGCGGACTGCGACACTTGATGTCATCAATCAGGATTTCGTCCGTACCGCCCGCGCCAAGGGGCTGACCCCGCGCCGGGTTCTGATGAAACACGTCGTCGGCAATGCACTTCTGCCAATGATTACCCTTGCCGGTCTCCAGCTCCCGACGATTCTCGGCGGCGCCCTCGTAACGGAGACGGTCTTTACCTGGCCCGGCATGGGCCGCCTGTTCCTCGATAGCCTTGGTTATCACGATTACCCCGTCGTGATGGGGCTTCTGATGTTTTCCGCAATCCTCGTTCTCATCGGAAGCTTGCTCGCTGACCTCATGGTCGCTCTCGTCGATCCCCGCATCCGGCTCGGATAGAGCCGATCGACGAAACGCCGCACTCAATCGAAGGAAAGACCATGTCCGCTGCAACCCTCCATCCCTCACAGGCCGCACCGCGGATCCACTGGTGGCAGAACCGCACGCTGCGCCGTTTCGCCCGCCACAAGCTTGCTGTGCTCGGCCTCATCATGATCACCGTCATGATTTTCGCCTGCGTGGTCGGGCCCTATCTCTTGCCTTACGATGAATTGTTCATCGATCTGCGCGCCCGTTTTGCCCCGCCGATGACCGGTTACCATATTTTCGGCACCGATCCGCTCGGACGCGACATAGCCGCACGCCTTTTCAATGCCGGCCGCATCTCACTGCTGGTCGGGTTTTTCGCCATGGTGCTGTCGACGCTGATCGGCACCATCATCGGTGTCGTTGCCGGTTATTATGGCGGGCGCATCGGCGCGATATTGATGCGTTTCGTCGATGCCTTTCTGTCTTTCCCGAGTATTTTCCTGCTTCTCGCTCTGGCCGCTTTCGTCAAGCCGAGCCCGTTCATGATCACGGTTATCATTGCCGTCACGAGCTGGATGGAAATTGCCCGCCTGGTTGAGGCGGAAGTGCGGTCTCTGCGCGAACGCGACTTCGTCATGGCAGCCCGTATGCTCGGCCTGCCCAATGGCTGGATCATGTTCCGGGAACTGCTGCCGAATGCTGTCGGCCCCATCATCGTCGCCGCGACCCTGACAGTCGCGCGCGCCATCCTTCTGGAAGCCTATATTAGCTTTCTCGGTTACGGCATTCAGCCGCCTCTGCCGAGCTGGGGCAATATGCTGAACGGAGCCCAGCAATATCTCGACAAGGCGCCCTGGCTCGCCATCGTACCTGGAGTCGCCATCACGCTTGCCGTCACCAGCTTCAATTTCATCGGTGATGGGCTTCGTGATGCGCTCGATGCGCGCAGTGACCTGAATTGAAGGTGTCGGCAGATGGTTTCGTTCTCACCCTTTGACGTGACACTGTGGTATGCGACCGCAGCTTCAGCACCGCATACGGAGCCTCTTTCCGGTCGTGTGCAGGCCGATGTCTGCATCGTCGGCGCGGGTTATACCGGTCTGACGACCGCATTGGAGCTGGCGAAAACCGGCATCAATGTCGTGCTTCTGGAGCGGCAGGAAATCGGCTTCGGCGGTTCGGGCCGCAATGCCGGACATTGCACCCCGACCTTTACCCATTATAGCCTGCCCGAACTGCGCAGGATGCTGGGTGAACCCTGGGCGGAACGGTTGATCGAACGGCAAACGCGGGCGAATGACCGTGTCTCGAGCATAATCCGCGACTATCAGATCGACTGCGAATGGGTGCAGAACGGCTATGTGATGGGTGCCCCGCATAAGGGCGCCATGGATGAGATCAGGCGCAAGGTCGAGACCTATAATGCGGTGGGCGCGAAAACCCGGCTGCTCGACCGTGACGAGGTGGAAGCGGTCACCGGCAGTCCCCGTTTCGACGGCGGCTGGCTGCACGAAGAGGCAGGTCACCTCAATCCGCTCGGTTACGCCCGCGGTCTCGGCCGTGCTGTCATCCAGGAGCGCGGGAAGATATTTACCGGCTCGGCAGTGACGGGTTGCGAGCGCGACATAACCGGAGGCTGGAAGGTCAAGACCGATCGCGGAGAAGTGGTCGCGTCGAAAGTGATCTTTACCACTGGCGCCTATACGGTTGGTGGTTGGCCCAAGCTGGATCGAACCTTCAAGATTCAACGCGTGTTCGTTGCCGCGACGCAAATTTTGTCCGAAGAGACACACCGGACCGTCCTGCCGCAGAACACGACCATTCATGATGGTCGCGGCGACATCTACGTCTACAAATACAATGCCGAAGGCCGGATCGTCGCATCGATGTTTCCCATGGGACGCCGCGGCCGCGACATGGCCTATACGAGACAGGTCATGAGCGAAAGGCTCAAATGGCTGCATCCAAAGCTCCGGGAAGATATCCGCTGGGAGTATTTCTGGTTCGGCGAACTCGATATGCAATATCGCACCGTTCCGCGGTTTTATGGTCTTGCGCCCGGCGTTGTGGCTTTGACCGGTCTTTCGGGCCGTGGTGTGCCGACCGGCTCGATGCTCGGTTCCATTCTTTCGGAATGGGCACTCGGCAAGACGGAAAACGAACTAGCCCTGAAGTTGGAACCACTGAAAGCAGCTCCCTTCTATATGGGTTTCGCGCCAGCCATGATGCTGCGTTATTACCGGCTGCGCGACAACATATCCACGAAACTAGCAGGGGCCGAACTGCCACCCCATGCCTGAACCGGCACGGCCACAAGGTGATCATTGCCGGACGACGCATCGCCTTGCTCGACGAGGTGACAGCGGCCAAAATCCCGGCATGGCGGCCATCAAGCTCGATGTATCGAGCCTCGACAGCATCCAGTCCGCCGCGCGCGAATTATTCGAGAACCCATCCCGATCTCAACCTGGTGTTCAACAACGCCGGCTTCATGCCATTCGACGATGTCTCCGGCCCGATTGACGATGCCGCCGCGAAGGATGCTCCCGTTCCGAGGCGGAACATCGCAGGCCCACGACCGTGAAGAGGTAGTTTTGTGCGGCACCGTACGAAAGCCGTTTCGACCTCCCTTAACTATATTGGTTCCAGCCGTTTTAAGGTTCATCCTCGTAGGGTCGATGAAACACAGGCGGACATGAACGAATGCTAACCCTTTTGCAGTCGAAATGGTTTTGGAGATTTAGCCTGCCCATCATGGTGTCGATCGCTATATGTGGGCTGCTTCTCTTGTCACTTTACTGGGCGGCGGTCGCAAGCGACGCTATCGCGGTTGCTAGACAGCGCGATGTCGTCGCTCTTACGGTTTCAAAACTGAGGTCATCAATTGCTCATGATCAGGAAAGCGCCACTGTCTGGGATGACGCGGTCAGGAATTCGGTTGCCCGAAATCGCGACTGGATGGACACCAATCTTGGCGTATGGATGAACACATATTTCGGACACGACGCAGCAGTCGTGCTGACAGAGGATCTCAATCCAATCTACCAATTTGTTGTCGTTCCCAATGACGCGACCGTTAGCGATGGTTTGCGGGTCGCCTATCTTCCATTGGCAAAGAGACTGAAGGAGCGCCTCATTGCCGGCGATCAGGACGGAACGAGCAGCAAGGTCCTCTCCATAGGCGAAGCGGACATCGTCTACGTTGGCTCGCGCCCGGCAATCGTCAGTGTCAAACCGATCGTTTCGGACACAGGGGATATCGAGCAGCAACCGGGGCAGCAACATCTGCATGTCGCGGTTCGCTTTCTAGACGGAGATCTCGCAGCGACCGTGGGTCAGGAATACCAGTTCCACAATCTGCGCTTTGCCCTTCATCAGCCGACGGATCCGCGTTTTTCATATCTTACGCTGCGTTCAAGATCCGGACCGGTTGTCGGCTACTTCGAGTGGCAACCCTTCACGCCCGGCCACAAGGTCCTCGAGGCCACCGTTCCCGCCATAGCAATTGCGTTCCTTGCTATATTCAGTGCAGCGAGCATTGGTGGTAATGCACTCTGGAGACGCTCGAACCGGTTACGGTCGAGCCGGGAGCAACTGCAATATCAGGCGACACATGATGGTCTCACCGGGCTCGCCAATCGTTCGGAATTCAACGCGAAGGTTGCGGCGGCCGCGCAAAATGCGAAGGAAGACGAGGTACACGCTGTCCTGTTCACCGATCTCGACAGGTTCAAGGAGGTGAACGACTCGCTTGGCCATCCCGCGGGAGATAAATTGATATCGCTTGTTGCAGCGCGGCTCACGAGCCTTTTTCCCGATGGCCTTGTTGCGCGGATCGGCGGTGATGAATTTACCGTTCTTCTCACGCTGAACGAATTCGTGCAGGCAGAGCATGCCGCAAAAGCCATCGTTGACGACCTTCGAGCGCCTTTCGAAATCTATGGGGCACATGTCGCAATTGGTGCGAGTGTCGGAGTGGCTCTCAAGCAGGGCTCCTTTGACGCAAACGAGGCAATCCGTCAGGCTGACATTGCACTTTATCACGCCAAAGCCGCCGGCAGGAATACTTACGCGATATTCGGCGACCACATGGACGAGTTGCTTCGCAAGAGGAGAGCTCTGGAGGCTGACCTGCGTAAAGCGGTCAATGGCCATGCGCAGATAGAAACATTTTATCAGCCTGTCTTTTCTGCGGGGGAGGGGACGCTCTGTTCTCTCGAGGCCCTGGCGCGCTGGAAACACCCGGAACTCGGATACATCAGCCCCGAACGGTTTATTCCGCTCGCGGAAGAGTGCGGCCTCATTCACGAAATCGGTGCCATTGTGCTGGAAGACGCCTGTTCCATGCTGGCAGAGTTTCCCGACATCGACATCGCGCTCAACGCCTCCTTAGTGGAACTGTGTTCGCCCGCCTATCCGCTGAACATAATTGCTGCGCTCGAAAAATGGCAGATACCGGCTAACCGCCTGGAGATCGAGATAACGGAAAGTGCTGCCACCGGCGAGGATGGCCGATCGGAGCGGAATATTGCAGCCCTGCGCGCAGCCGGCGTCAGGTTTGCCATCGACGATTTTGGAACTGGATACTCGTCATTCTCGCGGGTTCAGAAGATCGATGTGGATCGCATCAAGATTGACAGATCCTTTATCGAGGAAATCCACAGAAGCGACAACAGGGCTCTTGTCGTTGCGATGATCAATATCGCGCGGGCCAAGGGATTGAAGATTACCGCCGAGGGTGTTGAGACAAGGGAGCAACGCGATACTCTAAAGAGCTTGGGTTGCCATCATCTTCAGGGCTTCTTGCTCTCACGGCCCCTGACGCCGGATGCAACTCGCGCGCTGCTTTCGGCTTCTGATTTCACGTCGAGGATTCGACGTCACACGGATTTCTAGCCTGAGCGACAGCAGCATACCGGAAGCCCATGATAAACTGGCGTTGCTACTGGCATCGGCGGCGTGGTGGCACGTCTTGCAAATCCGCACCCACTTCGGATCGGGATGGACTGCGCCCCTGTTAATACGCTCGGTGAGTTGACGCGACTACGCCGAAGAGCGGTGTTTTTGCTTCCCAGACAAAGCGCCATCGTGAAGTCTAAGGTCTGCGGATTAAGCTCCCCTGGACATATGGTTCGCCGGAAAATCCATAATCAGTTCATAGGCCGTGCTGCGCCCACCAGCCTCGCCTTTTCGGAGAATCCCTTTCGCTAACAGGTCCGCAATGTCGCGGGACGCCGTATCCTGGGATGCGTTCGTCAATTTCGCCCACTTCGTTGATGTAAGCTTGCCCTCGAAGTTGCCTTCTAGCAGTCTGTTGAGGACCTTGGCTTGTCGCGAGTTAAGATCATGCGCAGCATGCCTTTGCCAGAAATCATTCTTCAGCATGACGTTGTCGAGGGTTGCCAGCGCGCCTCCAACAGCGTTGCCCAACCGATCCAGGAACCATTCGACCCAGCTCGTAATATCGAGAGATTCATTGCTTGTGATCGATTGCAGGGCTTCGTAGTAACCGGTGCGCGACCTCTCGATAGCGGCAGACATGGAGTAAAGTCTGTGTGCGCCGCCGCCACTACGTGCAAGTGTCATGTCGGCGATTGCGCGGGTTATGCGGCCATTGCCAT
It includes:
- a CDS encoding SDR family NAD(P)-dependent oxidoreductase — encoded protein: MERTTKRVALISGASRGIGDHIAATLLGEGWSVSLGMRSPSLPQWAVGREGQVHLAQYDANDASAEKRWADDALQHFGRIDAVVANAGIMIPKTVIEADDDDIDAMLAVNVKAPRRLVKAAWEALSESGRGRVVILASLSGKRVKSASAGSYSLSKFAAVALAHAIRQAGFENGVRATAVCPGFVATDMATALSERPADQMTHPADLARIIAMLLSLPNEASVAEFAINCQLEEFF
- a CDS encoding winged helix-turn-helix transcriptional regulator; the encoded protein is MTREEMLRYSQAVCDGLREDQDGVRREVLTHAGNRWSLGVIHTLGVYGRLRHADIGRRMHGVTQRMLTRTLRQLERDGLVTRHDLVEMPPRVEYELTELGMGLLIRMIPLWTWVVENSEQFRKSREEFDSRPPEKPSWQTF
- a CDS encoding NAD(P)/FAD-dependent oxidoreductase; amino-acid sequence: MPGPYVVPVHGDAELPKEVDVVVIGGGIIGTSTALELVDQGLRVALCEKGGIGHEQSSRNWGWVRISRRDPREVPLMAESLRIWADLNRRTGRETGFKRSGIVFTCANEKEFSEHERWNRNLEGYQIESRMLSRAEFKAKYPGSNMDVAGALYTAGDCRAEPQRAAPAIAEAARDRGAFILTECAVRGLQLSGGKVSGVVTERGEIACKAAVMAGGAWSSLFLGNNGLDLPQLKVMNSVLRTKPLEGGPEEAIWSNGFAIRKRLDGGYTIANGFQNIVDIVPASFRYALKFLPALRHEWRSLDLRLTGRFFDEWRIPRRWALDEASPFEYNRVLDPIPAMGMTDGAFAKLKKAFPVFEKAEISQRWAGMIDVTPDAIPVIDSIDAIPGFHVATGFSGHGFGIGPAAGKLMADIVTGRDPIVDRRDFRFSRFSDGSKIELVSGF
- a CDS encoding ABC transporter ATP-binding protein encodes the protein MSHPTTSANVVLSVRNLTVDLPPGMERTHAVKNISFDLHAGEILCIIGESGSGKSVTASTIMGLLSPVIKVSSGEIHFNGMDILAAREDKIRPLRGQAVSIIFQDPLSALNPLMTIGDQIAEVLEAHGYGTPETRRTKVLDLLEEVGLPDPPLMRLQYPFRLSGGQRQRVMIAMALALDPDVLIADEPTTALDVTTQAQILELIRKIQKRKNMSVMFITHDFGVVAEIADRVVVMEKGYLVEQGRVDQVLVNPVHPYTQRLVAAVPRMRSTERSVSAEAPVVLKVENLEKEYRSSGSFFRKARIVKAVNGVSFKLHKGQTLGIVGESGSGKSSLGRVLLKLLDADGGSIRFDGRDIAAMDETSFRSLRPYIQMIFQDPFASLNPRHTIGRILTVGPVAHGMAVHEARTKALGILKLVGLDEQAYDRYPHEFSGGQRQRIGIARALMFDPVVLVADEAVSALDVSIQAQVLELLARVQREMKVAMIFITHDLRVASQICDDVLVMHKGTVVEQGPPTKIFRSPAHPYTRKLVAAIPGADWEPAATAVGT
- a CDS encoding MarR family winged helix-turn-helix transcriptional regulator, encoding MSKPTENPPTSPTDINLDVLEDTLSFYIRTINLAVSRDLDARLDGLDVAKGTGKITTLLLVDDYPGIRPSVIAHLTMRDRSAMGRIIDQMVSHDLIRREVSQEDSRAQELYITEAGAALATKIREIVPQQSRDFFSFIPEDEQKQVIDILRRAYRHIVGLA